In Deltaproteobacteria bacterium, one DNA window encodes the following:
- a CDS encoding diguanylate cyclase — MCARDDQGLVLIVGRCPEETGALARQFEKEFRTLIVSSVDEAMERINEVENLDAVILGVETAQCDGYTECLRLARYWAGRQIPILLFSNSDRELDPLRALECGAVDVLTGPLPENLLLARLRVHVGLKRQRDLLERMATLDALTGMANHRKFEEMLTRHWRHAARYCSPISIILLELVKPSGQELPGWEPEENRLIHVAEVVKDGGQRPLDVAARLETLRFGLLLPETEHEGAIHVARVILESVSGVREACPGTDDKATAVCIGVYSASPEQGDEVSDFLGRAETALREARESGPNTMKACFD; from the coding sequence ATGTGTGCACGAGATGACCAGGGTCTGGTTTTGATCGTCGGGCGATGTCCGGAGGAGACTGGAGCTCTGGCTCGGCAGTTCGAAAAGGAGTTCAGGACTTTGATTGTTTCTTCCGTGGACGAGGCTATGGAGCGGATCAACGAGGTCGAGAATCTTGACGCCGTAATCCTTGGCGTCGAAACCGCCCAATGCGACGGATACACCGAATGCCTTCGCCTGGCCCGGTATTGGGCCGGCAGGCAGATCCCAATCCTGCTTTTCTCCAATTCCGATCGCGAGTTGGATCCTCTTCGTGCCCTGGAATGCGGAGCCGTGGACGTTTTGACCGGGCCTTTGCCGGAGAATCTTCTGTTGGCCAGACTTCGGGTCCATGTGGGTCTCAAGCGGCAGCGGGATCTCCTGGAGCGCATGGCCACTTTAGATGCCCTTACAGGCATGGCCAATCATAGGAAGTTCGAAGAGATGCTGACCAGGCATTGGCGGCACGCCGCACGATACTGCTCCCCCATCTCCATCATTCTCTTGGAACTCGTCAAACCCTCCGGCCAAGAACTTCCCGGCTGGGAACCTGAGGAAAACCGCCTGATCCATGTGGCCGAGGTGGTCAAGGACGGTGGTCAGAGGCCCCTCGACGTGGCGGCCAGATTGGAGACGTTGCGCTTTGGCCTGTTGCTGCCCGAGACCGAACACGAGGGGGCCATCCATGTGGCCAGGGTCATTCTGGAAAGTGTGTCGGGAGTTCGGGAGGCCTGTCCAGGTACGGATGACAAGGCGACGGCCGTCTGCATCGGTGTCTACTCGGCGAGCCCGGAGCAGGGAGACGAGGTAAGCGATTTCTTGGGCCGGGCCGAGACGGCCCTGCGCGAGGCCAGGGAATCCGGGCCGAACACCATGAAGGCCTGTTTCGATTGA
- a CDS encoding transporter substrate-binding domain-containing protein: MRMWKPVVLAAALCLILAQTATAGPTYDKVMKDKVIRAGIMSDSIPGGFYNENKEWVGFDVDIAEEIAKRLGCKLERVQVNNKTRIAFVQQGRIDMSVANMTHKRERDKSIDFSITYFFDGQKILAPRGKFKKSEDFVGQKIATMQGTTSEINVKKLLKDLGDPDYEKNVISYQKESECFQALKMGRVAGWSTDSTILLGYAAQEPGKYELVGDFFSDEPYGIGLPEDDSKWRDTINFTIQDMWLDGTYQKIYDKWYGPETPYYFPMTEKIEIWP; the protein is encoded by the coding sequence ATGCGCATGTGGAAACCAGTCGTCCTTGCCGCGGCCCTGTGTCTGATTCTGGCCCAGACCGCCACGGCCGGCCCCACCTATGACAAAGTCATGAAGGACAAGGTCATCCGGGCCGGAATCATGTCCGATTCCATCCCCGGGGGCTTCTACAACGAAAACAAGGAATGGGTCGGATTCGATGTGGACATCGCCGAGGAAATCGCCAAGCGCCTAGGCTGCAAACTGGAGCGTGTCCAGGTCAATAACAAGACCCGCATCGCCTTCGTCCAGCAGGGCCGCATCGACATGTCCGTGGCCAACATGACCCACAAACGGGAACGTGACAAATCCATTGACTTTTCCATCACCTATTTCTTCGACGGCCAGAAGATCCTGGCCCCTCGAGGAAAATTCAAGAAGTCTGAGGACTTCGTCGGCCAGAAGATTGCCACCATGCAGGGCACGACCTCGGAGATCAATGTCAAAAAGCTGCTCAAGGACCTCGGCGATCCTGACTACGAGAAGAACGTCATCTCCTATCAGAAAGAATCCGAGTGTTTCCAGGCGCTGAAGATGGGCCGCGTCGCCGGATGGTCTACCGACAGCACCATACTTCTGGGCTACGCCGCCCAGGAGCCGGGCAAGTATGAACTGGTGGGCGACTTCTTCAGCGACGAGCCCTACGGCATCGGCCTGCCCGAGGACGATTCCAAATGGCGGGACACCATCAATTTCACCATCCAGGACATGTGGCTCGACGGCACCTACCAGAAAATCTACGACAAATGGTACGGCCCCGAGACTCCCTACTACTTCCCCATGACCGAAAAAATCGAGATCTGGCCCTAG
- a CDS encoding amino acid ABC transporter ATP-binding protein, which yields MIEIEHIHKWFGELHVLQDVSLQVSKGEVIVVCGPSGSGKSTLIRCINRLEPIQQGRIVVDDVDINAEDVNLTLLRAEIGFVFQQFNLYPHMTVLENVVLAPTLVRKLSKTEAKDLAMDLLRKVNIPEKAHEYPAQLSGGQQQRVAIARGLAMQPKIMLFDEPTSALDPEMINEVLDVMKNLAREGMTMLCVTHEMGFAREVADRVIFMDGGRLVEENTPDIFFSSPENERTRAFLDKILTH from the coding sequence TTGATCGAAATTGAACATATCCATAAATGGTTCGGTGAGTTGCATGTTCTGCAGGATGTATCCCTGCAGGTCTCCAAGGGCGAGGTCATAGTCGTCTGCGGGCCCAGCGGTTCGGGCAAAAGCACCCTGATCCGCTGCATCAACCGTCTTGAACCCATCCAACAGGGCCGCATCGTCGTCGATGACGTGGACATCAACGCCGAGGACGTCAACCTGACGCTTCTTAGGGCCGAAATCGGCTTCGTCTTCCAACAGTTCAACCTCTACCCCCACATGACCGTCCTGGAGAACGTCGTTCTAGCCCCTACCCTGGTCCGAAAACTCTCGAAAACCGAGGCCAAGGACCTGGCCATGGATCTGCTGCGTAAAGTCAACATCCCCGAAAAAGCCCACGAATATCCTGCCCAACTCTCAGGGGGACAGCAGCAGCGTGTGGCCATCGCCCGGGGCCTGGCCATGCAGCCAAAGATCATGCTCTTCGACGAGCCAACATCGGCCCTGGACCCGGAAATGATCAACGAAGTCCTGGACGTCATGAAAAACCTGGCCCGGGAGGGCATGACCATGCTCTGCGTGACCCACGAGATGGGCTTCGCCCGGGAGGTAGCTGACCGGGTCATCTTCATGGACGGTGGCCGCCTGGTCGAGGAAAACACCCCGGACATTTTCTTCTCCAGCCCTGAAAACGAGCGGACTCGGGCCTTTCTGGACAAAATTTTGACCCATTGA
- a CDS encoding sigma-54-dependent Fis family transcriptional regulator: MSQQKSVLFVCRPEIVTPMFSEFKKSGVELTMADGVQEALRAIVGRRPDLIVSQAFLPGYRALDLLKALPEDGPPVVVFSEQATAEEARRTMEEGAVDYWSGRPDAERIRLVMPRSEPEPMATASVPSAATGPTRIIGGHLLVRQVLQLARQVARSKATVLISGESGTGKEMFARFLHQQSDRRDGPFVAVNCAALPEHLLESELFGHEKGAFTGAINRKMGKFELASGGTLLLDEISEMDLSLQAKLLRALQEGEIDRVGGTEPVAVDVRVLATTNRDIEESVRNKEFRQDLYYRLNVIPLKLPPLRERGEDIMLLAKYFVDRNCKTYGLNRLELSDEAKSWMLGHDWPGNVRELQNLMERAVLLAGPGPIGPVHFLLDGELPLLDDEPSLGSETSGEGPAGTMEVAEVMPLHEMEKLMILKSLDRTSGNRTQASQLLGISVRTLRNKLNEYRKQGFDVE; this comes from the coding sequence ATGTCCCAGCAGAAGAGCGTGTTATTCGTCTGTCGTCCTGAGATCGTCACCCCGATGTTTTCCGAGTTCAAGAAGTCGGGGGTTGAGCTGACCATGGCTGACGGAGTGCAGGAGGCCTTGCGGGCCATTGTGGGCAGACGGCCTGATCTGATCGTCTCCCAGGCCTTTCTTCCCGGGTACCGGGCTCTGGATCTCCTCAAGGCTCTCCCCGAAGACGGTCCTCCGGTAGTGGTCTTTTCAGAACAGGCGACGGCTGAGGAGGCCCGACGGACGATGGAGGAGGGGGCCGTCGACTATTGGTCCGGCCGTCCGGATGCGGAACGCATCCGCCTGGTCATGCCCAGGTCTGAACCCGAGCCTATGGCTACGGCGTCCGTGCCTTCGGCCGCCACCGGCCCAACCCGGATCATCGGGGGACACCTTCTGGTTCGCCAGGTTCTTCAACTGGCCAGGCAGGTGGCCAGGTCCAAGGCCACTGTGCTCATCTCCGGCGAATCGGGCACAGGCAAGGAGATGTTTGCCCGTTTTCTGCACCAGCAATCGGATCGTCGGGACGGACCTTTTGTGGCCGTTAATTGTGCGGCCCTGCCCGAGCATTTGCTGGAGAGTGAGCTTTTCGGGCATGAAAAGGGGGCCTTCACCGGAGCCATCAACCGCAAGATGGGCAAGTTCGAGCTGGCCAGCGGCGGGACCCTGCTCTTGGACGAGATATCGGAGATGGATCTGTCCCTGCAGGCCAAGCTTCTTCGGGCTCTTCAGGAGGGGGAGATTGACCGAGTGGGCGGAACCGAACCGGTTGCCGTAGATGTCCGGGTCCTGGCCACGACTAATCGAGACATCGAGGAGAGCGTACGGAACAAGGAATTCCGCCAGGACCTCTACTATCGTTTGAACGTTATTCCCCTCAAGCTTCCTCCGTTGCGGGAGCGAGGTGAAGACATAATGCTGCTGGCCAAGTATTTCGTTGACCGGAACTGCAAGACCTACGGGCTGAATAGACTCGAACTCTCCGATGAGGCCAAATCCTGGATGCTCGGGCACGACTGGCCGGGAAACGTCCGGGAGCTTCAGAATCTCATGGAGCGGGCTGTGCTTTTGGCCGGACCGGGACCCATTGGCCCAGTCCACTTCCTGCTGGACGGGGAACTGCCTCTTCTGGATGACGAACCTTCTCTCGGCTCCGAGACATCGGGAGAGGGCCCTGCCGGGACCATGGAAGTGGCCGAGGTCATGCCCCTGCACGAAATGGAAAAGCTGATGATTTTAAAGAGCCTTGACCGGACATCAGGTAACCGGACCCAGGCCTCACAGCTGCTGGGCATCTCGGTCCGGACCCTGAGAAACAAGCTGAACGAATACCGCAAGCAGGGCTTCGACGTCGAGTGA
- a CDS encoding pyridoxal phosphate-dependent aminotransferase, whose product MGVLNRQVGGFIENSSWIRRMFEAGAELKKRYGEENVFDFSLGNPDLPPPPDVGAALRALADTADRPFAFGYMPNAGYPDLRSRLAGHLGAEQGVVLEPGHVLVTCGAAGGLNVILRAVLEPGEEVLCPAPFFVEYTFYAQNFGGVLRPVPCRTPDFGLDLEAMAAALSEKTRVVLINSPNNPTGRIYGRDELEALAGMLREHGAKTGRPVFLISDEPYRFQAYDGIEVPSVLPLYGYALVVSSFSKNLSLAGARLGYVIVNPAMPEGVTLMNGLILANRILGFVNAPAIAQQILGRVLGSGVDVSVYDARRRAMARILTEAGLEFCMPGGAFYFFPRVPVDMPDPEFTARLMEERILAVPGSGFGMPGYFRMAFCVDEKVIAGAGRGLARVVQALRSERS is encoded by the coding sequence ATGGGAGTACTGAACAGACAGGTTGGCGGGTTCATTGAAAACTCATCCTGGATCAGGAGGATGTTCGAGGCCGGGGCCGAACTCAAGAAACGTTACGGCGAAGAGAACGTCTTCGATTTCAGCCTGGGGAATCCGGACCTTCCCCCTCCGCCAGACGTGGGGGCGGCCCTGCGGGCTCTGGCCGACACGGCTGACCGGCCCTTTGCCTTCGGGTACATGCCCAACGCGGGCTATCCCGATCTGCGGTCACGTCTGGCCGGACATTTGGGGGCCGAACAGGGAGTCGTCCTGGAACCCGGCCATGTCCTGGTGACCTGCGGCGCAGCCGGGGGCCTGAACGTCATCCTCAGGGCCGTTCTCGAACCCGGGGAGGAAGTCCTCTGCCCGGCCCCGTTTTTCGTAGAATACACATTTTATGCTCAGAATTTCGGTGGGGTGCTTCGGCCAGTTCCGTGCAGAACTCCGGACTTCGGTCTCGACCTTGAGGCCATGGCCGCAGCCCTCAGCGAAAAGACCAGGGTCGTGCTCATCAACTCCCCCAACAATCCCACCGGTCGGATCTACGGCAGAGACGAGCTCGAGGCCTTGGCCGGTATGCTTCGTGAGCATGGAGCCAAGACCGGGCGGCCGGTTTTTCTGATTTCGGACGAACCGTACCGGTTTCAGGCCTACGACGGCATTGAGGTTCCATCGGTTCTGCCCCTCTACGGCTACGCTCTGGTGGTATCGTCGTTTTCCAAGAACCTGTCCCTGGCCGGAGCCAGGCTGGGCTACGTCATCGTTAATCCGGCCATGCCCGAAGGGGTGACCCTGATGAACGGACTGATCCTGGCCAACAGAATTCTCGGTTTCGTCAATGCCCCGGCCATCGCCCAGCAGATTCTTGGCCGAGTGTTGGGTTCCGGAGTGGACGTGTCCGTGTATGACGCCCGCCGTCGAGCCATGGCCCGAATTCTGACCGAGGCCGGGCTGGAGTTCTGCATGCCCGGTGGAGCGTTCTATTTTTTTCCCAGGGTTCCGGTGGACATGCCTGATCCGGAGTTCACCGCCCGTCTCATGGAGGAACGAATTCTGGCCGTGCCAGGCTCGGGGTTCGGCATGCCGGGATATTTCAGAATGGCCTTTTGCGTCGACGAGAAGGTTATTGCCGGGGCCGGACGTGGGCTGGCTCGGGTGGTCCAGGCTCTGCGGTCCGAGCGATCCTGA
- a CDS encoding IMP cyclohydrolase — protein MKELRIRRALLSVTDKSGLTEFAGFLSGQGVELVSTGGTMKTLSGAGLPVTAVESVTGFPEMLDGRVKTLHPHVHAGILADKDNPGHMGILDEFSLRPFDLVCVNLYAFDKAVRAGADLKTAVESIDVGGPTMLRASAKNYHSVAVVPEIDLYPEIMKELTTNGMILGLVTRRNLAARTFSLLSAYDRAISEYLAANRD, from the coding sequence ATGAAAGAGTTGCGGATTCGAAGAGCGCTTTTGAGCGTCACGGACAAAAGCGGGCTTACGGAGTTTGCCGGATTTCTTTCCGGACAGGGAGTGGAGCTGGTGTCCACCGGCGGAACCATGAAGACTTTGAGCGGGGCTGGCCTTCCGGTCACGGCCGTCGAATCCGTGACCGGTTTTCCGGAGATGCTCGACGGTCGGGTCAAGACCCTGCACCCTCATGTCCACGCCGGCATCCTGGCCGACAAGGACAATCCGGGCCACATGGGGATCTTGGATGAATTCAGCCTCCGGCCCTTCGACCTAGTCTGCGTCAACCTCTACGCCTTCGACAAGGCCGTCCGGGCCGGGGCCGACCTGAAGACCGCCGTGGAATCCATTGATGTCGGAGGGCCGACCATGCTCAGGGCCTCGGCCAAGAACTACCATTCCGTGGCCGTGGTTCCCGAAATCGACCTGTACCCGGAGATCATGAAGGAACTGACAACCAACGGCATGATCCTGGGTCTGGTGACCAGACGGAATTTAGCGGCCCGGACCTTTTCCCTGCTCTCGGCCTACGACCGAGCCATCTCCGAATATCTAGCCGCCAACCGGGATTGA
- the hemW gene encoding radical SAM family heme chaperone HemW yields MLLYIHVPFCRQKCRYCGFESAPPGPGQEELFVRGVCHEARVRANGLDSLEVRTLYVGGGTPSLLTPTSLARILETVRSSFDLAPSAEITVEANPESAENKEFHSTLVRLGVNRLSLGVQALDDEMLRLLGRTHTRAQALRSIDLARRAGLDNIGLDLIWGLPGQSLRQWLGQLKEAVRLRPRHLSCYGLSLEPGTPMARDVESGLLALPEEREQSQMYVLGAEYLESVGLIQYEVSNFSVMDYTGSHNLGYWAGEDYIGLGPGAVSTIGSRRWKNPFPLDDYLRAMSLGLWDENREDLLPIDRTNEFIMLSLRTTKGLDIREYTGRTGHDIRTRHRQTIRALRSAGLARLTASHLRLTKTGMVVGNQIITRFMLDREN; encoded by the coding sequence GTGCTCCTCTACATCCACGTCCCATTCTGTCGTCAAAAATGTCGGTATTGCGGCTTTGAATCGGCTCCGCCCGGACCGGGCCAGGAGGAGCTTTTCGTCCGAGGTGTCTGCCACGAGGCCCGGGTCCGGGCCAACGGTTTGGATTCTCTAGAAGTCAGGACCCTCTACGTCGGAGGCGGAACCCCTTCCCTTCTGACCCCGACCAGCCTGGCCAGAATCCTGGAGACCGTCCGATCGTCCTTTGATCTGGCCCCTTCGGCCGAAATCACCGTGGAAGCAAACCCGGAGTCGGCCGAAAACAAAGAGTTCCACTCCACACTGGTTCGGCTCGGGGTCAATCGTCTGAGCCTGGGGGTCCAGGCTTTGGACGACGAGATGCTTCGCCTCCTCGGCCGAACCCACACCCGGGCTCAGGCTCTGCGGTCCATCGACCTGGCCCGACGGGCTGGGCTGGACAATATCGGCCTCGACCTCATCTGGGGTCTGCCCGGCCAGAGCCTTCGCCAATGGCTGGGCCAGCTTAAGGAGGCAGTCCGGCTCCGCCCCCGTCATCTGTCCTGCTACGGCCTGAGCCTCGAACCCGGCACTCCCATGGCCCGGGACGTGGAATCGGGGCTTCTGGCCCTGCCCGAAGAGCGGGAACAGTCGCAGATGTATGTCCTAGGAGCCGAATACCTTGAATCCGTCGGACTCATCCAGTACGAGGTCTCCAATTTCAGCGTCATGGACTACACGGGAAGCCACAATCTTGGATACTGGGCCGGGGAGGACTACATCGGTCTCGGGCCGGGAGCGGTGTCCACCATCGGAAGCCGTCGTTGGAAGAACCCCTTTCCCCTGGATGACTACCTCCGGGCCATGTCCCTTGGACTCTGGGATGAGAACCGGGAAGACCTGCTTCCCATCGACCGGACCAACGAATTCATCATGCTCTCCCTGCGGACGACCAAGGGACTGGATATCCGGGAATACACCGGACGAACCGGCCATGACATCCGGACTCGGCACAGGCAGACCATCAGGGCCCTCCGCTCCGCAGGCCTGGCCAGGTTAACGGCGTCACACCTTCGGCTGACCAAGACCGGCATGGTCGTCGGCAACCAGATCATCACCCGGTTCATGCTCGACCGAGAGAACTGA
- a CDS encoding epoxyqueuosine reductase QueH — protein sequence MNDDLPIREKILIHVCCGPCSIHPLERLLSDGHEVTALWYNPNVHPLREYLRRREGAVQVAERFGIRIICLDDEARPETFLREVAFREASRCLLCHRLRLEKTIQIARRGRFEAFTTSLLYSRQQRHDQIRELARDIAGSGRLRFHYEDYRTGWQRGIKQSLAWGIYRQDYCGCIYSEFERFQGDMKSLSRV from the coding sequence ATGAATGACGACCTCCCGATCCGGGAAAAAATTCTCATCCACGTCTGTTGCGGACCCTGCTCCATCCACCCCCTGGAACGCCTCCTGTCTGATGGCCATGAGGTAACGGCTCTCTGGTACAATCCCAATGTCCATCCGCTGCGGGAATATCTCCGCCGCCGCGAAGGGGCCGTGCAGGTCGCCGAGCGATTCGGAATCCGGATCATCTGTCTCGACGACGAGGCCCGGCCCGAAACCTTCCTGCGAGAGGTAGCCTTCCGAGAGGCCAGCCGTTGCCTCCTCTGCCACCGCCTCCGCCTGGAAAAAACCATTCAGATCGCCAGGAGGGGCCGGTTTGAGGCCTTCACCACCTCCCTTCTCTACAGTCGGCAACAGCGCCACGATCAAATCCGGGAACTGGCCCGGGACATAGCCGGAAGCGGACGACTCCGATTTCACTACGAGGACTACCGCACCGGATGGCAGCGGGGTATCAAACAGTCCCTGGCCTGGGGCATCTATCGCCAGGACTACTGCGGCTGCATCTACAGCGAATTCGAGCGTTTCCAGGGCGACATGAAGTCTTTGAGCCGAGTCTAA
- a CDS encoding Rne/Rng family ribonuclease — MFVSVLPGEQVEMILARDGKIQDYYVDMLHQSKTKGNIYKAVVHNVDPALQAAFVSYGGIRNGFLQVDEVHPEYYQAQVEAKSGKYPPLQKALKPGQELLVQIVKDPAGNKGAFLTTYISLPGRYFVLTPGREQLGVSRQIEDEKERARLKSIVEEFKIDPGLGLIVRTVSEGQPKKSLSQDLQFLKRLWKDIRKRGQVAESPSLVHEEKDLAYRAVRDYLTPEVAEIWVDHEATARQIEETLNLLFPRHKKLVKAHAEPDKTLFERFNLDHLLREIYSREVELPSGGRICIDPTEALTAIDINSGRIGGKKNFKDMAFKTNMEAAEAIARQIRLRDIGGQIVIDFIEMRDQNHVREVEKTIRTAVKEDKARIDVGKISKFGLMELVRQRLGTSALSLTQETCPHCQGSGIRRNLEWRALQTIKSIYRQLRQKGCPNPLIIRTDPDLAQYLLNRKRRVLDGLEAEFDITVHILFTGDE, encoded by the coding sequence ATGTTCGTCAGCGTCCTGCCCGGAGAACAGGTCGAAATGATCCTGGCCCGGGACGGCAAGATCCAGGACTACTATGTGGACATGCTCCATCAGAGCAAGACAAAGGGCAACATCTACAAGGCGGTAGTCCACAATGTCGATCCTGCCCTGCAGGCCGCCTTCGTCTCATACGGTGGGATTAGAAACGGATTCCTCCAGGTGGACGAGGTACATCCCGAGTACTACCAGGCCCAGGTCGAGGCCAAGTCCGGGAAATATCCTCCACTTCAAAAGGCTCTCAAACCCGGACAGGAACTTCTGGTCCAGATCGTCAAAGATCCTGCCGGAAACAAGGGGGCCTTCCTGACGACCTACATCTCCCTGCCCGGCCGCTATTTCGTGCTCACCCCGGGCCGTGAGCAGCTCGGGGTTTCCCGCCAGATCGAGGACGAAAAGGAGCGGGCCCGGCTCAAGTCCATCGTCGAGGAATTCAAGATCGATCCCGGTCTGGGCCTCATCGTCCGCACCGTCAGCGAGGGACAGCCCAAGAAAAGTCTGTCTCAGGATCTTCAGTTTCTAAAACGGCTCTGGAAGGACATCCGCAAGCGGGGCCAGGTTGCCGAAAGTCCGAGCCTCGTCCACGAGGAAAAGGATCTGGCCTACAGAGCCGTTCGCGACTACCTCACGCCTGAGGTGGCCGAAATCTGGGTCGACCACGAGGCCACGGCCCGGCAGATCGAGGAGACCCTGAATCTGCTCTTTCCCCGGCACAAGAAACTGGTTAAGGCCCACGCCGAACCGGACAAGACCCTTTTCGAGCGCTTCAACCTGGACCATCTGCTCAGGGAGATCTACAGCCGGGAAGTCGAACTCCCCAGCGGCGGCCGAATCTGCATCGACCCCACCGAGGCACTGACGGCCATCGACATCAATTCCGGTCGCATCGGGGGCAAGAAGAATTTCAAGGACATGGCCTTCAAGACAAACATGGAAGCCGCCGAGGCCATCGCCCGACAGATCCGCCTGCGGGACATCGGCGGCCAGATCGTCATTGATTTCATTGAGATGCGCGATCAAAACCACGTCCGGGAAGTGGAAAAGACCATCCGGACTGCCGTCAAGGAGGACAAGGCCCGCATCGACGTCGGTAAAATCTCCAAATTTGGACTCATGGAACTCGTCCGCCAGCGACTGGGGACTTCGGCTCTTTCCCTGACCCAGGAAACCTGTCCCCATTGTCAGGGCTCGGGGATCAGAAGAAATCTCGAGTGGCGCGCCCTCCAGACCATCAAGTCCATCTACCGGCAGCTCAGGCAAAAAGGCTGCCCCAATCCCCTGATTATCAGGACCGACCCCGACCTTGCCCAATACCTTCTGAACAGGAAACGTCGGGTGCTGGATGGCCTGGAGGCGGAGTTCGATATCACCGTGCACATTCTCTTCACAGGCGATGAATGA
- a CDS encoding tRNA (adenine-N1)-methyltransferase — protein sequence MLKTGQLVLLVSPKGKHYFRVPRPGEVLNTHDGTIQMDEVIDVGFGGEIKTHLGRVYTVLRPSLYDVVKGVRRKTQILYPKEIGYLVMKLGIGPGARVVEAGCGSGGLTTALAWFVGTEGRVVTHDRRPEFCSLCRDNLEWAGMADRVEIHERDVGIDGFAATDADALFLDVRTPWEYLDKIPACLVPGSPLGFLLPTTNQVQELLAGLERGPFLQIEVLEILLRRYKPTAERFRPMDRMVAHTGFLVFARLAGANAVSSECVSERSGSESVDVFLDFS from the coding sequence ATGCTCAAAACCGGGCAATTGGTACTGTTAGTCAGCCCCAAGGGCAAGCATTACTTTCGGGTTCCCAGGCCCGGGGAAGTCTTGAATACGCACGACGGGACCATCCAGATGGATGAGGTGATCGACGTCGGATTCGGGGGAGAGATCAAAACCCACCTCGGGCGGGTCTATACGGTGCTTCGTCCATCTTTGTACGACGTGGTCAAGGGTGTTCGTCGCAAGACCCAGATTCTTTATCCGAAGGAAATCGGCTATCTGGTCATGAAACTCGGGATTGGCCCGGGGGCCAGGGTGGTCGAAGCCGGCTGCGGATCGGGCGGACTGACCACGGCCCTTGCCTGGTTCGTGGGCACCGAAGGGCGGGTCGTCACCCACGACCGGCGGCCCGAGTTCTGTTCCTTATGTCGGGACAACCTGGAATGGGCCGGTATGGCTGACCGGGTGGAGATTCACGAGCGCGACGTCGGGATCGATGGGTTTGCGGCCACCGATGCCGATGCACTGTTCCTCGATGTTCGGACCCCCTGGGAGTATCTGGACAAGATTCCAGCTTGTCTCGTGCCGGGATCTCCCCTGGGATTCCTGCTTCCGACGACCAATCAGGTCCAGGAACTTCTGGCCGGCCTGGAAAGAGGCCCTTTTCTCCAGATTGAAGTCCTTGAAATTCTGCTTCGCAGGTACAAGCCAACGGCCGAACGATTTCGGCCCATGGACCGAATGGTGGCCCATACAGGTTTTTTGGTGTTTGCCCGCCTGGCCGGTGCGAATGCGGTCTCTTCCGAATGTGTGTCCGAGAGGTCCGGTTCGGAATCAGTTGATGTTTTTCTTGATTTTTCCTGA